In a genomic window of Aggregatimonas sangjinii:
- a CDS encoding FG-GAP-like repeat-containing protein — protein sequence MRFFLLFVLSSITACSVKEEDPSKPLFTLRDTSIGIDFENRLTYTEDFNPYVYRNFYNGGGIAIGDVNNDGLEDIYFTGNQVDNKLYLNKGNWQFEDITKTAGVQCTGVWSTGATFVDINADGFLDLYVCKSGKPGGDNRYNELFINNGNLTFTESSKAYGLDVEGLSVQAAFFDYDKDGDLDCYILNNSIKSVGVFDLIKDQRNIPDASGSGNKFFRNDDGSFVDITKEANIYSSKIGFGLGITLGDFNNDNWTDIFVSNDFFERDYLYINDTKGGFSEELESYFSSISMGSMGADLADLNNDSYPDLMVTEMLPETEARQKTKTIFESWDKQQLAEKQGYFNQYSRNTLQRNLGNNTFLEVGRQSKVAATEWSWSALIFDMDNDGLRDMYVSNGIYKDLLDRDYLTYEGNDETIRKKVQGNEKNIIKNLIDAMPSQPVANSVFKNLGDFKFEKTNEAWGLSQPSFSNGSAYGDLDNDGDLDLVVNNVNMPAFVYENNTDTLTHRSLSLKFRMKESNTQAIGTKVYLATPNGTGYGENYTSRGFQSSVPDGVHFGVGDAETIDSLSISWPDGTVTELFDLATNQRHIIEYPLEPAFDTMVRKGPRPVLTKMPPLFTFEHQENKYIDFNNERLLPQMFSNEGPAFASADLNADSIPDFFVGGAKNQLGALFISSENGYERYEQPFLNDKASEDTDALFLDGDNDGDMDLYVCHGGKAFSPYSTALHDRYYTNDKGHFTLAEKALSFDNPISSSTVTAADYDRDGDVDLFVGERYKTRSYGLACSGYLLENDGNGNFKAREKKVFQDMGMIRDAEWSDINNDGWQDLIVIGEWMAIKIFINKKGVLTDQSAAYGFDNTSGIWSSLHITDVDLDGDQDLIVGNIGLNNFMEPAMRMYVGDFDKNGFKEQLICKKVDGRYYPIVDKDELIAQIPALKKKLLYYKDYAKASIASLIPKETLENAIFVDLQMLESTIFFNEGKRFTAKSLPNEIQYAPVFAITSEDLDKDGSPDLLFGGNQYLVKPQFGRYDASKGWAIFGPHSVKEDKKEVIPLNIEGQIRGLKWIDFNNKKLLIVPTNNEEVQFYLY from the coding sequence ATGAGATTTTTTTTACTTTTCGTACTTTCTTCGATTACAGCTTGCTCGGTTAAGGAGGAAGACCCCAGTAAGCCCCTGTTTACCTTAAGGGATACGAGCATCGGTATCGATTTCGAGAACCGGCTTACCTACACCGAGGATTTCAACCCTTATGTTTATCGTAATTTTTACAATGGCGGAGGCATTGCCATCGGTGATGTAAACAATGATGGTTTAGAAGATATTTATTTTACCGGCAATCAAGTTGATAATAAACTCTACCTGAACAAAGGCAATTGGCAATTTGAGGATATCACCAAAACCGCTGGCGTACAATGTACGGGAGTATGGTCTACCGGCGCCACGTTTGTCGACATAAATGCCGACGGTTTTTTGGATTTGTATGTATGTAAGTCCGGAAAGCCCGGTGGCGACAATCGTTACAATGAACTCTTTATAAATAATGGCAACTTAACCTTTACAGAGTCGTCAAAAGCGTATGGCTTGGATGTTGAAGGACTTTCCGTTCAAGCAGCTTTTTTCGATTACGATAAAGATGGGGACCTTGATTGTTACATACTGAACAACTCAATCAAATCGGTCGGGGTTTTCGACCTGATCAAAGACCAACGAAATATACCCGACGCCTCTGGTAGCGGAAATAAATTTTTCCGGAACGACGATGGGAGTTTTGTGGACATCACCAAAGAAGCCAACATATATTCGAGTAAAATCGGATTTGGTCTCGGAATTACCTTAGGGGACTTCAATAATGACAACTGGACAGATATTTTCGTATCCAACGACTTCTTCGAGCGGGACTATCTATACATCAATGATACCAAAGGAGGTTTTTCCGAAGAGTTGGAATCGTATTTTTCTTCCATTTCCATGGGCTCTATGGGTGCCGACCTTGCCGATCTGAACAACGATAGCTACCCTGATTTGATGGTAACCGAGATGCTCCCGGAAACCGAGGCCCGCCAGAAGACAAAAACCATTTTTGAATCTTGGGACAAACAGCAACTCGCCGAAAAACAAGGCTACTTCAATCAGTATTCCAGAAACACCTTACAACGAAACCTAGGCAACAATACATTTCTCGAGGTGGGAAGGCAATCCAAAGTTGCCGCTACGGAATGGAGCTGGAGTGCCCTTATATTTGATATGGATAATGATGGATTGCGCGATATGTACGTGAGCAATGGTATCTATAAGGATTTGCTAGACAGGGATTATTTGACCTATGAGGGCAACGATGAGACCATACGTAAGAAGGTTCAAGGCAATGAGAAGAATATTATCAAAAATTTAATCGATGCCATGCCCTCGCAGCCTGTTGCGAATAGTGTATTTAAAAATCTCGGCGACTTTAAATTTGAAAAAACCAATGAAGCTTGGGGCCTATCACAACCAAGTTTCAGCAACGGGAGCGCATACGGGGATTTAGACAACGATGGGGACCTTGATTTAGTGGTCAATAACGTGAATATGCCCGCGTTCGTTTATGAAAATAATACCGACACCTTAACGCACAGGAGCTTGTCTTTAAAATTTCGAATGAAAGAATCAAATACACAGGCCATAGGAACCAAAGTCTATCTGGCTACGCCAAATGGAACGGGCTATGGTGAGAATTACACCTCACGCGGTTTTCAAAGCAGTGTTCCCGACGGGGTGCACTTTGGTGTTGGCGATGCCGAAACAATCGACTCCTTATCGATATCTTGGCCAGATGGAACGGTAACCGAACTTTTTGATCTTGCCACCAACCAGCGCCACATTATCGAGTATCCATTAGAACCAGCTTTCGATACAATGGTGAGGAAAGGTCCGCGTCCCGTTTTGACCAAAATGCCCCCACTGTTTACCTTTGAACATCAAGAGAACAAATACATCGATTTTAACAATGAGCGTCTGCTCCCCCAGATGTTCAGCAACGAAGGGCCAGCTTTTGCTTCCGCCGACCTGAACGCCGACAGTATTCCGGATTTCTTTGTAGGCGGAGCCAAAAATCAATTAGGTGCGCTCTTTATTTCTTCCGAAAACGGCTATGAGCGATACGAACAGCCCTTCTTAAACGACAAAGCTTCTGAAGATACCGATGCCCTGTTTCTTGATGGTGATAACGATGGCGACATGGATCTTTACGTATGTCACGGCGGTAAGGCTTTTTCGCCCTACTCCACCGCCCTGCATGACCGGTATTACACTAATGACAAGGGGCATTTTACCCTAGCGGAAAAGGCCTTGAGTTTTGACAACCCGATAAGTTCTTCGACCGTAACCGCTGCAGACTATGATCGGGATGGCGATGTAGATCTTTTTGTTGGGGAACGCTACAAAACAAGATCCTACGGCCTAGCCTGTTCCGGATATCTATTGGAAAACGACGGCAACGGTAATTTTAAAGCCCGTGAAAAAAAAGTGTTCCAGGATATGGGTATGATCCGGGACGCCGAATGGAGCGACATCAACAACGATGGCTGGCAAGACCTGATCGTCATCGGCGAATGGATGGCCATTAAAATTTTCATCAATAAGAAGGGCGTATTAACCGACCAAAGTGCCGCTTATGGTTTTGATAACACCTCTGGCATCTGGTCCTCTTTGCATATCACCGACGTGGATTTGGATGGTGACCAAGATCTCATAGTCGGAAACATAGGTTTAAATAATTTTATGGAACCGGCCATGCGGATGTACGTTGGCGATTTTGACAAAAACGGCTTTAAGGAACAACTGATCTGTAAAAAAGTGGATGGACGATACTATCCTATCGTAGATAAGGATGAGCTCATCGCACAAATACCTGCGTTAAAAAAGAAATTGCTCTACTATAAAGACTACGCCAAAGCGAGCATCGCCTCACTAATACCCAAAGAAACTCTCGAAAACGCCATTTTTGTCGATTTACAAATGCTGGAAAGCACCATATTTTTTAATGAAGGAAAGCGCTTTACGGCGAAATCGCTTCCGAATGAAATTCAATACGCCCCCGTGTTCGCCATCACATCGGAAGATTTGGATAAAGACGGTTCACCCGACCTTTTATTCGGTGGAAATCAATATTTGGTCAAACCACAGTTCGGAAGGTATGATGCTTCAAAAGGATGGGCTATCTTTGGGCCACATTCTGTAAAAGAGGACAAAAAAGAAGTGATTCCCTTGAATATCGAAGGACAAATAAGAGGATTGAAATGGATCGATTTCAACAATAAGAAGCTGTTAATAGTACCCACCAATAATGAAGAAGTTCAATTCTACCTGTATTAG